One Stegostoma tigrinum isolate sSteTig4 chromosome 22, sSteTig4.hap1, whole genome shotgun sequence DNA segment encodes these proteins:
- the rasd4 gene encoding rasd family member 4, which translates to MSLAVKERSQVRLVFLGAAGVGKTSLIRRFLLGTFESKYKRTVDELHSKEYDLGSMKVRIEIMDTSGSYSFPAMRKLSIQSSDAFALVYAVDDSESFEAVKSLREEILDIKEDKYTPIVVIGNKADNLSDRQVSSEEIMSLVELEWNNRYLESSAKDNDNVLEVFRELMRQANLPSRLSPALRRRRETFPTENHARPPMNKTNSCSIS; encoded by the coding sequence ATGTCTCTGGCTGTGAAGGAAAGAAGCCAGGTTCGCCTGGTCTTCCTCGGGGCGGCGGGGGTGGGGAAGACTTCTCTGATCCGGAGATTTTTGCTCGGCACCTTCGAGTCGAAGTACAAAAGGACAGTGGACGAGCTTCACAGCAAAGAGTACGACTTGGGATCCATGAAGGTCAGGATCGAAATCATGGACACCAGCGGCAGCTACTCATTCCCGGCTATGAGGAAGCTCTCCATCCAGAGCAGCGATGCTTTCGCCCTGGTGTATGCCGTCGACGACTCCGAGTCCTTCGAAGCGGTGAAAAGTCTCCGGGAGGAGATCCTCGACATCAAGGAAGACAAATACACGCCGATTGTAGTGATCGGCAACAAGGCGGACAACCTGAGCGACAGGCAAGTGTCCAGTGAGGAAATCATGTCCTTGGTGGAGCTGGAATGGAATAACCGCTACCTGGAATCCTCGGCCAAAGACAACGACAACGTACTGGAAGTTTTCCGAGAGCTCATGCGGCAGGCCAACTTACCGAGCCGCCTGAGCCCGGCCCTGAGGAGGAGGCGAGAAACTTTCCCCACGGAGAACCATGCCCGACCTCCCATGAACAAAACCAATAGCTGCAGCATCTCCTAA